Genomic window (Candidatus Krumholzibacteriota bacterium):
ATCCAGAGCCCGTAGAGGCCATGGAAGAGCGCCACGACGAGAAATGATATGTCGACCGTCTTCCAGAGCGGAGTGGCGACCCGGTCGGCGACCTGGTCGAACGAGAGCTCCCCCCTGATCAGCACGTGCGTCATGATCACGTGCAAAAAGAGGACGACGGCGAGGTAGACGCCCGTGACCCGCTGGAAGAACCAGAGGAGAGCGCCGCCTGATCTGACCGATTCCCTGTAACTCATCACGCCCCCCTTTCCGTCAGTGTCCGCCCACGAGGCCGAATCGCTGCATCATCACCGCGCCGACCGCCGCCCACGAGGCGAGCCAGAGAACGATCGAGACGACGAAGACCGCCTTCTGCCGTTCCACCAGCACGCCCATGTCGACGAGAGTCACGCGCAGCCCGTTGAAGAGATGGTAGAAGATCACGCCGATGAGGCCGATCTCGAGGAACTTGAAGAGCGGGTTGTTGAACCACTCCATGATCCCGTCGAACGACTCGCGACCGCCGATGAGATGGCTGATCACCCAGATGTGGAGGAGCAGGTAGAAGATCAGCCCGAGACCGGACAACCGGTGCAGGATCCATGCGAAGGTCCCGGTGTGTATCCGGTATTTCTGGATCACCCTCATGGGGGTCCCTCCCTGTTGAAACGGGTCCGCGTGCCTGGACCGGAGCGGACCCGACGCCGATTCACAAGACGATCGTTGCAAACGAGCGCGAGCACTATAGCACAGGGGGATACGGACGTCAATTCCGCCGTGGAAATGTCCATAACCGTCACCGCCGCACCCACTTGACGGCGTCGGCGGCGACCGTCGGACCCTCGCACGCGTCCGAGAGCTCGACGCGCGCCGGGCCGGCGGCGAAGCGCCAGGCGCCGAGATGGACCCAGAGCTCCCACTCCCCGGCGAGGTTCTCCGGTCGCGAGAGGGGCGGCGACACGGCCGCCTCCCCCCCGTCGTGGCGGACGACGAAACGCGGGTGGACGAGCGGTGCCCGCTCGCTCGGGGACATGTTCATGTTGATGAACGCGACGAGGAAGATCCGCGCGTAGACGTCATAGAATCCGTCGCCGGGAAGGTCGGCCGTCCAGGAGACGCCGCTGCGTCCCTCCCCCGAGCGCCGCACGCAGATCGTGCGCAGGCCGTCCCTGCCGATCGCGTCCTCGACGATCCTGCGCGTCCAGCGGGCGGGGCGGTCGTTCCAGTGCCAGTGCGCGAGCAGTTCCCTCCCCGTCCCGTCGCGGCCGAAGAGGGAGGCGAGGAGCCGGGGCGGCCGTTCGTGCACGGCGAAGCCGGGATCGAGATCGTCGACGACGATCGTCCCCGGCTCCCCGGCCGGCTCGCGGAAGGAAAGCGGCCGGCTCCCGTCGAACGGGGCGCGGGCCCCGGCGGCATCGATCTCCCGCAGCGCGAGGTACTCGTAGGGGGGGACGTTCGCCCAGCAGGGCAGGCGGAAGTGCATCCTGACGGGGCGGCGGTCGAGGAGGAGACCGAACTCCCGCGTCTCGCGCGGACCGATGACGGCGTTCGCCCAGCCGGTATCGTCCAGTTCGTGTCGCGCCCCGTCCTTGAAGACAGTGCAGCGGTACTCGAAGACCCCGCCGGCGTCCCCGCGATTGGTCGCGACGAAGCGGACGGCGAAACGCGCCCGTCCGTCGACGACGACCGGGCGCATCTCCTCGTCGGACACGTCGAAGAGCGGCAGTCGCGCGTCCCGGTACCAGTCGTCGAGTCGCGCGGCGAGATCGATGCCGAGGGCCTCCCGCATCGCGGCGATGAGGGTGTCGGCGGAGAGGCGCCGGAACCGGCGATCCGCGAGATACCCGCCGAGGAATCCGCGGAAGGCCCGTTCCCCCGCCTCGGCCTCGATCCCCGCGACGAGGCGCTCCCCCTTGCAGGCGAGAACGCCGGGCGCCACGCGGCGCATCGCCGGGTCGGCGAGGACGCCGGCGAGGCTCTTCTCCCTGAGGGCGAGGTTGACCTCCTCGAAGGAGGCGAGCCCCGACTTCCGCCGGGAGAATACGGGCTCGTCGCCGACGAGGTAACTCTCGATCGCCCGGCCGAGGGCGGGCCAGCGCGGCGCATCGACGAAGCCGGCCCGCGTCCACGTGAGTTGCACGGGGCTCGTCGCCGGATCGGACGAGAGCAGGTTCGAGAGGAGGAGCATCGCCTGGAAGGCCTGCTGCGCCCGCCTCGTCGTGTAGTACATCGGCTCCTGCCTCCCGCGGACGATCCGCTTGATCCACGCCATCTCGGCCATCCCGACCGTCGCGCCGCGCTCGGGCAAAAGGATCATCGCCGGCTGCTGGCAGGGGGTGGCCGCCGTCGCGAGCCCCCCGGCGACGGGACGGAACTGCACCGGGACCTCGACGAGATCGAGACGGGAGAAGGGGTAGTCGAGGCACCAGCCGGCCGTCAGGCGGTCGCGGACCGCGCGGACGACCGCCGGGAGGGTGTCGCCGAGGGCATCGACGTACGGGGCGAACCAGTCGTGCCCCGCGACCGTGTGCGCGGCGCAGGCGATGCCGTCGACGACGATCTCGCGCGACTCGTAGCGGCCGATGACGAGGGTGAGCCCGCAGAGCGGTTCGGCCGGCATGAACCGGAACCGCCCGGGGGCGAGACGTTCGCGCGGCCCCTGCGAGACGGCGACGAGCCCGGGGGCCGTTTCCACCTCGAGGCAAAAGCGGGTGAACTGCGCGTCGCGCGCGACGGGATCGCCCGGGGCGAACCCGCGGGAGGCCGCCGGATACCAGAGCGCCCCGGGGGTGAGGAGCGCGTATCCGCCGCCGACCCACGCGAACCGCCGGCCGATCGCGCAGAGCCCGCCGGCGCCG
Coding sequences:
- the sdhD gene encoding succinate dehydrogenase, hydrophobic membrane anchor protein produces the protein MSYRESVRSGGALLWFFQRVTGVYLAVVLFLHVIMTHVLIRGELSFDQVADRVATPLWKTVDISFLVVALFHGLYGLWIVLDDYIHRDWLRVLLYGGIAIAALVFTTLGILTLLPFQAGG
- the sdhC gene encoding succinate dehydrogenase, cytochrome b556 subunit — encoded protein: MRVIQKYRIHTGTFAWILHRLSGLGLIFYLLLHIWVISHLIGGRESFDGIMEWFNNPLFKFLEIGLIGVIFYHLFNGLRVTLVDMGVLVERQKAVFVVSIVLWLASWAAVGAVMMQRFGLVGGH